A genomic window from Schistocerca serialis cubense isolate TAMUIC-IGC-003099 chromosome 4, iqSchSeri2.2, whole genome shotgun sequence includes:
- the LOC126475153 gene encoding uncharacterized protein LOC126475153 isoform X3, translating into MSVEEVPLVAPSNVEQVQTPTSDIISVEAVPSVAPSNVEQVQTATSDIMSVEAIPSVAPSNVEQVQTATSDIISVEAVPLVTPSNVDRCRQQQVTSHHWLSISNSGTQQC; encoded by the exons atgtcagtagaagaagttccattagtggcacccagcaatgttgagcaggtgcagacaccaacaagtgacattatttcagtagaagcagttccatcagtggcacccagcaatgttgagcag gtgcagacagcaacaagtgacattatgtcagtagaagcaattccatcagtggcacccagcaatgttgaacag gtgcagacagcaacaagtgacatcatttcagtagaagcagttccattagtgacacccagtaatgttgacaggtgcagacagcaacaagtgacatctcatcactggttgagcatttccaacagtggcacccagcaatgttga
- the LOC126475153 gene encoding uncharacterized protein LOC126475153 isoform X2 translates to MSVEEVPLVAPSNVEQVQTPTSDIISVEAVPSVAPSNVEQVQTPTSDIMSVEAVLSVAPSNVEQVQTATSDIMSVEAIPSVAPSNVEQVQTATSDIISVEAVPLVTPSNVDRCRQQQVTSHHWLSISNSGTQQC, encoded by the exons atgtcagtagaagaagttccattagtggcacccagcaatgttgagcaggtgcagacaccaacaagtgacattatttcagtagaagcagttccatcagtggcacccagcaatgttgagcaggtgcaaacaccaacaagtgacattatgtcagtagaagcagttctatcagtggcacccagcaatgttgagcaggtgcagacagcaacaagtgacattatgtcagtagaagcaattccatcagtggcacccagcaatgttgaacag gtgcagacagcaacaagtgacatcatttcagtagaagcagttccattagtgacacccagtaatgttgacaggtgcagacagcaacaagtgacatctcatcactggttgagcatttccaacagtggcacccagcaatgttga
- the LOC126475153 gene encoding uncharacterized protein LOC126475153 isoform X1, whose product MSVEEVPLVAPSNVEQVQTPTSDIISVEAVPSVAPSNVEQVQTATSDIMSVEAIPSVAPSNVEQVQTATRDIISVEAVPSVAPSNVEQVQTATSDIISVEAVPLVTPSNVDRCRQQQVTSHHWLSISNSGTQQC is encoded by the exons atgtcagtagaagaagttccattagtggcacccagcaatgttgagcaggtgcagacaccaacaagtgacattatttcagtagaagcagttccatcagtggcacccagcaatgttgagcag gtgcagacagcaacaagtgacattatgtcagtagaagcaattccatcagtggcacccagcaatgttgaacaggtgcagacagcaacaagagatatcatttcagtagaagcagtaccatcagtggcacctagcaatgttgaacaggtgcagacagcaacaagtgacatcatttcagtagaagcagttccattagtgacacccagtaatgttgacaggtgcagacagcaacaagtgacatctcatcactggttgagcatttccaacagtggcacccagcaatgttga